Proteins from one Physeter macrocephalus isolate SW-GA chromosome 16, ASM283717v5, whole genome shotgun sequence genomic window:
- the CYB561A3 gene encoding lysosomal membrane ascorbate-dependent ferrireductase CYB561A3 isoform X1, with product MLSDLLKEPQSIKNWSPGHHSVSLPLGIKECLIRMAVGWFYLSVMALCSLGSMCILSTIYWMRYWQGGFAWDGTLLMFNWHPVLMVTGMVVFYSAASLVYRLPQSWVGPKLPWKFGHAAMHLLAFILTVLGLHAVFDFHNHRKIPNLYSLHSWLGITTVFLFACQWFLGFAVFLLPWASVRLRSLLKPIHVFFGAAILSLAIASVISGINEKLFFSLKNGTNSYPSLPSEAVFANCSGMLVVVFGLLVLYILLASSWKRPEPGMQAERQVWGFGLPFQVGVGPGLGKSHPVKTWALPGRPTQ from the exons ATGTTAAGTGATTTGCTTAAGGAGCCTCAGAGCATTAAGAATTGGAGTCCAGGCCACCACTCTGTCAGCCTGCCACTAGGTATAAAG GAGTGCTTGATCAGAATGGCTGTGGGATGGTTTTATCTGTCTGTCATGGCGCTGTGCTCCCTGGGCTCGATGTGCATTCTCTCCACCATCTATTGGATGCGCTACTGGCAAGGTGGCTTTGCCTGGGATGGCACCTTGCTCATGTTCAACTGGCACCCGGTGCTCATGGTTACAGGCATGGTGGTGTTCTACAGTGCTG CATCACTGGTCTACCGCCTGCCCCAGTCATGGGTAGGGCCCAAGCTGCCCTGGAAATTCGGCCACGCAGCCATGCACCTGCTGGCCTTCATCCTGACTGTCCTGGGGCTGCATGCCGTCTTTGACTTTCACAACCATAGAAAGATCCCCAATCTCTACTCCCTGCACAGCTGGCTGGGCATCACCACCGTCTTCCTCTTCGCCTGTCAG TGGTTCTTGGGCTTTGCGGTCTTCCTGCTGCCCTGGGCGTCCGTGCGGCTGCGCAGCCTCCTTAAACCCatccatgtcttctttggagccGCCATTCTCTCTCTGGCCATTGCATCTGTCATTTCCGGCATTAATGAGAAGCTTTTCTTCAGTCT gaaaaatggcaccaactcCTACCCCAGCCTGCCCAGTGAGGCTGTCTTTGCCAACTGCTCTGGGATGCTGGTGGTGGTCTTCGGGCTGCTGGTGCTCTATATCCTACTGGCTTCGTCTTGGAAACGCCCAGAGCCGGGGATGCAGGCCGAAAGACAGGTATGGGGTTTTGGTCTCCCGTTCCAGGTTGGGGTAGGGCCGGGTCTAGGGAAGAGTCACCCAGTAAAGACTTGGGCTTTGCCAGGAAGACCAACCCAGTAA
- the CYB561A3 gene encoding lysosomal membrane ascorbate-dependent ferrireductase CYB561A3 isoform X2 yields the protein MLSDLLKEPQSIKNWSPGHHSVSLPLGIKECLIRMAVGWFYLSVMALCSLGSMCILSTIYWMRYWQGGFAWDGTLLMFNWHPVLMVTGMVVFYSAASLVYRLPQSWVGPKLPWKFGHAAMHLLAFILTVLGLHAVFDFHNHRKIPNLYSLHSWLGITTVFLFACQWFLGFAVFLLPWASVRLRSLLKPIHVFFGAAILSLAIASVISGINEKLFFSLKNGTNSYPSLPSEAVFANCSGMLVVVFGLLVLYILLASSWKRPEPGMQAERQALLHGGE from the exons ATGTTAAGTGATTTGCTTAAGGAGCCTCAGAGCATTAAGAATTGGAGTCCAGGCCACCACTCTGTCAGCCTGCCACTAGGTATAAAG GAGTGCTTGATCAGAATGGCTGTGGGATGGTTTTATCTGTCTGTCATGGCGCTGTGCTCCCTGGGCTCGATGTGCATTCTCTCCACCATCTATTGGATGCGCTACTGGCAAGGTGGCTTTGCCTGGGATGGCACCTTGCTCATGTTCAACTGGCACCCGGTGCTCATGGTTACAGGCATGGTGGTGTTCTACAGTGCTG CATCACTGGTCTACCGCCTGCCCCAGTCATGGGTAGGGCCCAAGCTGCCCTGGAAATTCGGCCACGCAGCCATGCACCTGCTGGCCTTCATCCTGACTGTCCTGGGGCTGCATGCCGTCTTTGACTTTCACAACCATAGAAAGATCCCCAATCTCTACTCCCTGCACAGCTGGCTGGGCATCACCACCGTCTTCCTCTTCGCCTGTCAG TGGTTCTTGGGCTTTGCGGTCTTCCTGCTGCCCTGGGCGTCCGTGCGGCTGCGCAGCCTCCTTAAACCCatccatgtcttctttggagccGCCATTCTCTCTCTGGCCATTGCATCTGTCATTTCCGGCATTAATGAGAAGCTTTTCTTCAGTCT gaaaaatggcaccaactcCTACCCCAGCCTGCCCAGTGAGGCTGTCTTTGCCAACTGCTCTGGGATGCTGGTGGTGGTCTTCGGGCTGCTGGTGCTCTATATCCTACTGGCTTCGTCTTGGAAACGCCCAGAGCCGGGGATGCAGGCCGAAAGACAG